A genomic window from Peromyscus maniculatus bairdii isolate BWxNUB_F1_BW_parent chromosome 1, HU_Pman_BW_mat_3.1, whole genome shotgun sequence includes:
- the Rab4b gene encoding ras-related protein Rab-4B → MAETYDFLFKFLVIGSAGTGKSCLLHQFIENKFKQDSNHTIGVEFGSRVVNVGGKTVKLQIWDTAGQERFRSVTRSYYRGAAGALLVYDITSRETYNSLAAWLTDARTLASPNIVVILCGNKKDLDPEREVTFLEASRFAQENELMFLETSALTGENVEEAFLKCARTILNKIDSGELDPERMGSGIQYGDVSLRQLRQPRSAQAVAPQPCGC, encoded by the exons ATGGCCGAGACCTACG ACTTCCTCTTCAAATTCCTGGTGATTGGCAGTGCTGGAACTGGCAAATCATGTCTCCTCCATCAGTTCATTGAGAATAAGT TCAAACAGGACTCCAACCACACCATCGGCGTTGAGTTTGGATCCAGGGTGGTCAACGTTGGGGGGAAGACTGTGAAGCTACAGATTTGGGACACTGCTGGCCAGGAGCGGTTTCG GTCGGTGACGCGGAGTTATTACCGAGGGGCAGCTGGAGCCCTGCTGGTGTACGACATCACCAG CCGAGAGACATACAACTCACTAGCTGCATGGCTGACTGATGCCCGAACGCTGGCTAGCCCCAACATCGTGGTCATCCTCTGTGGCAACAAGAAGGACCTGGATCCTGAGCGTGAGGTTACTTTCCTGGAGGCCTCCCGCTTTGCCCAGGAGAATG AGCTGATGTTCCTGGAGACCAGCGCGCTCACGGGTGAGAACGTGGAAGAAGCTTTTCTGAAGTGTGCACGCACCATCCTCAACAAAATCGACTCAG GTGAACTGGACCCCGAGAGGATGGGCTCAGGCATTCAGTATGGTGATGTGTCCCTTCGCCAGCTGCGGCAGCCTCGCAGCGCCCAGGCCGTGGCCCCTCAGCCCTGTGGCTGCTGA
- the Mia gene encoding melanoma-derived growth regulatory protein isoform X2 — MESLDLVASVSSQSWKTHRSITVLTTLKHRGRAGGDWRPHSSLGHSRSMMVWSPVLVGVVFLSVFPGPSGADRDMPKLADWKLCADEECSHPISMAVAVQDYVAPDCRFLTIYRGQVVYVFSKLKGRGRLFWGGSVQGGYYGDLAARLGYFPSSIVREDLTLKPAKIDVKTDKWDFYCQ; from the exons ATGGAGAGTTTGGATCTcgtggcctctgtgagttcacaatCTTGGAAAACACACAGGAGTATAACagtattaaccacacttaag CacagagggagggcaggaggagactGGAGACCCCATTCCTCACTCGGTCATTCTCGGTCCATGATGGTGTGGTCCCCTGTGCTCGTCGGTGTTGTCTTCCTGTCTGTTTTCCCAGGGCCTAGCGGGGCTGATCGTGACATGCCCAAGCTGGCTGACTGGAAGCTGTGTGCAGATGAGGAATGCAGCC ATCCTATTTCCATGGCTGTGGCCGTTCAGGACTATGTGGCCCCTGATTGCCGCTTCTTGACCATATACAGGGGCCAAGTGGTGTATGTCTTCTCCAAGCTGAAGGGCCGTGGGCGGCTTTTCTGGGGAGGCAGT GTTCAGGGAGGTTACTATGGAGACCTGGCTGCCCGCCTGGGCTATTTCCCCAGTAGCATTGTTCGAGAGGACCTGACTCTGAAACCTGCCAAAATTGATGTGAAGACAGAT AAATGGGATTTCTACTGCCAGTGA
- the Mia gene encoding melanoma-derived growth regulatory protein isoform X1, producing the protein MESLDLVASVSSQSWKTHRSITVLTTLKHRGRAGGDWRPHSSLGHSRSMMVWSPVLVGVVFLSVFPGPSGADRDMPKLADWKLCADEECSHPISMAVAVQDYVAPDCRFLTIYRGQVVYVFSKLKGRGRLFWGGSVQGGYYGDLAARLGYFPSSIVREDLTLKPAKIDVKTDIMYPGWPPNH; encoded by the exons ATGGAGAGTTTGGATCTcgtggcctctgtgagttcacaatCTTGGAAAACACACAGGAGTATAACagtattaaccacacttaag CacagagggagggcaggaggagactGGAGACCCCATTCCTCACTCGGTCATTCTCGGTCCATGATGGTGTGGTCCCCTGTGCTCGTCGGTGTTGTCTTCCTGTCTGTTTTCCCAGGGCCTAGCGGGGCTGATCGTGACATGCCCAAGCTGGCTGACTGGAAGCTGTGTGCAGATGAGGAATGCAGCC ATCCTATTTCCATGGCTGTGGCCGTTCAGGACTATGTGGCCCCTGATTGCCGCTTCTTGACCATATACAGGGGCCAAGTGGTGTATGTCTTCTCCAAGCTGAAGGGCCGTGGGCGGCTTTTCTGGGGAGGCAGT GTTCAGGGAGGTTACTATGGAGACCTGGCTGCCCGCCTGGGCTATTTCCCCAGTAGCATTGTTCGAGAGGACCTGACTCTGAAACCTGCCAAAATTGATGTGAAGACAGAT attatgtacccaggctggcctcccaatCACTAG
- the Snrpa gene encoding U1 small nuclear ribonucleoprotein A has protein sequence MAVPETRPNHTIYINNLNEKIKKDELKKSLYAIFSQFGQILDILVSRSLKMRGQAFVIFKEVSSATNALRSMQGFPFYDKPMRIQYAKTDSDIIAKMKGTFVERDRKREKRKPKSQETPAAKKAVQGGAAAPVVGAVQPVPGMPPMTQAPRIMHHMPGQPPYMPPPGMIPPPGLAPGQIPPGAMPPQQLMPGQMPPAQPLSENPPNHILFLTNLPEETNELMLSMLFNQFPGFKEVRLVPGRHDIAFVEFDNEVQAGAARDALQGFKITQNNAMKISFAKK, from the exons ATGGCAGTTCCTGAAACCCGTCCCAACCACACTATTTATATCAACAATCTCAATGAGAAGATCAAGAAGGATG AGCTCAAGAAGTCCCTGTATGCCATCTTCTCCCAGTTTGGCCAGATCCTGGATATCCTGGTGTCTCGGAGCCTGAAGATGAGGGGCCAGGCCTTTGTCATCTTCAAGGAGGTCAGCAGCGCCACTAATGCCCTGCGTTCCATGCAAGGTTTCCCCTTCTACGACAAGCCCATG CGCATCCAGTACGCCAAGACTGACTCAGACATCATTGCCAAGATGAAGGGTACCTTTGTGGAGAGAGACCGCAAACGAGAGAAGAGGAAGCCcaagagtcaggagacaccagctgccaaaAAGGCTGTTCAGGGTGGGGCAGCTGCCCCCGTGGTGGGCGCTGTCCAGCCTGTGCCG GGTATGCCACCGATGACTCAGGCACCCCGCATTATGCACCATATGCCAGGCCAGCCTCCTTACATGCCACCACCTGGCATGATCCCGCCACCGGGCCTTGCTCCTGGCCAGATCCCCCCTGGGGCCATGCCCCCACAGCAGCTCATGCCTGGACAGATGCCGCCTGCCCAGCCT ctctccgaGAATCCACCCAATCACATTCTGTTCCTCACCAACCTGCCTGAGGAGACCAACGAGCTCATGCTGTCCATGCTTTTCAATCA gttccCTGGCTTCAAGGAGGTGCGTCTGGTTCCCGGGCGGCACGACATCGCCTTTGTGGAGTTTGACAACGAGGTGCAGGCTGGGGCAGCCCGAGATGCTCTGCAAGGCTTTAAGATCACGCAGAACAATGCCATGAAGATCTCGTTTGCCAAGAAGTAG
- the Actmap gene encoding actin maturation protease, which translates to MTSPCSFPPKPTIPPIIHEPQDPNIPPPLPPSPLDLALPPLPCSLQASVPPPPPPPLPPPPSAVEVVPHVYGLEKSQLLKEALEKAGPVPKGREDVKRLLKLHKDRFRSDLQWILFCADLPSLIQEGPQCGLVALWMAGTLLSTPDSVSLQRLVQVAMERGYTVQGEMFSVADMAKLAQETLDCEAELLCGGLGGPNRGRVLQHLITGHPLLIPYDEDFNHEPCQKKGHKAHWAVTAGVLIGVQTVPIPGYMEDSELPGLFHPVPGVPNQPPSFPEESSPGAIFLLSKQGKSWHYQLWDYNQVRDSNLQLTDFSPARAADGRVYVVPAGGVQAGLCGQVLLLRPRE; encoded by the exons ATGACTTCTCCATGCTCCTTCCCTCCAAAACCCACAATCCCTCCAATAATCCACGAGCCCCAAGACCCCAACATTCCACCTCCTTTACCCCCAAGTCCCCTGGACTTAGCTTTGCCACCCCTTCCCTGTAGTCTCCAGGCTTctgttccacccccacccccacccccactgcccccTCCGCCCTCTGCTGTGGAGGTTGTTCCTCATGTCTACGGCCTGGAGAAGAGCCAGCTCCTGAAGGAGGCCTTGGAGAAGGCTGGCCCAGTCCCCAAAGGCAGAGAAGATGTGAAGAGACTCCTGAAGCTGCACAAGGACCG GTTTCGAAGTGACTTGCAATGGATCCTCTTTTGTGCTGACCTACCATCCCTCATCCAAGAAGGCCCTCA GTGTGGACTGGTGGCCTTGTGGATGGCAGGCACTCTTCTGTCAACTCCTGACAGCGTCTCTCTGCAAAGACTGGTGCAGGTAGCCATGGAGAGAGGCTACACGGTGCAGGGAGAGATGTTCTCTG TGGCTGACATGGCCAAACTGGCCCAGGAGACCTTGGACTGTGAGGCTGAGCTCCTCTGTGGTGGCCTGGGTGGTCCCAACAGAGGTCGGGTCCTGCAGCACCTCATCACTGGACATCCCTTGCTCATCCC CTATGATGAGGATTTCAACCACGAGCCGTGTCAAAAGAAAGGCCACAAGGCCCACTGGGCAGTGACTGCAG GGGTCCTGATAGGTGTGCAGACTGTGCCAATCCCTGGCTACATGGAAGACTCTGAGTTGCCAGGCCTCTTCCACCCAGTGCCTGGGGTACCCAACCAACCACCATCCTTCCCAGAGGAGAGCTCCCCAGGTgccatcttccttctctccaagCAGGGCAAGAGTTGGCATTACCAGCTGTGGGACTACAACCAAGTCCGGGATAGCAACCTGCAGCTGACAGACTTCTCCCCTGCAAGGGCCGCCGATGGGCGGGTATACGTGGTACCTGCTGGTGGggtgcaggctggcctctgtgGCCAGGTCCTGCTGCTTAGACCACGAGAGTGA